The window TTAATTTAGAAAATCAAGATGTATTATCATTCAAATTTTTAGAGAAAAAAGACATCCATTCTATTAATTTTATTAAACAAATTGTAACTAAATATAATGATAAAACATATATATTTTCAAATGAATTTGAAATTTATGATGAAACTATAGTTATTCGAAAATTCAATCACGAATTAGAAGATGCAACGATGCTATCTGCATTAGCAAATGTAGGAGAAGAAAATATATTACAATATTTGCTTAAAGTTGTTTTTTAATTGTATAATTAACTGCGGAGGAATATATGGGTAATATAAATTTCATTAATAAAACACATAAAAATATGAATATATGAAAAGAAAAATATCGTAGATATTTCAATTTTGCGTGTGAATATTTAAAATTAAAAAATGAAATTACAATATCCATATTATTCGTTACACAAAAATACGCTAAAAAAATAAATGAAAAATATAGAAACAAAGATTATATACCTGATGTTATTTCTTTTCCAACAAATATTCCAGAAGAAATAATGAAAGATATTGCTGAATATGATATTGGTGATATTATGATTTGCAAAGAAGTGGCTGAAGATAAATCAAAAAGATACGGAACAACGCTTGATGACGAAATGGCTTTTTTAATTATTCATGGTCTTTTACATTTACTAGGATATGATCATGAAAATGATTTAGAAGAACAAGAAAAAATGTTTAAATTGCAAAATGAAATATTAAAAAAATGTGGTATAAATTATGAAATAAAATTTGATGAAAAGGATTACTTGATGCATTATGGAGAATAAAAGAGTTAAAAAACTAAAAGGTATCTCTAAAACAAAAAACAAATTTTTAAATGCGTCAAGAGGTATTTATATAGCTTTTAAAGAGGAATCGTCTTTAATTGTCTATTTGATTGCGATTATTTTGGTTATTGCACTTGGTATTTGACTGGTGCTAAGTTATGATCAGTGAGCGCTTTTACTTTTAACTATTGGTGTTGTAATTGGTTTTGAATTTGTCAATACATCAATAGAAAATTTTGTTGATTTATTATCATTTGAATATAATATTAAAGCAAAAAAAATTAAAGATATTGGAGCTGCTGCAAGTATAATAAATGCATTAATATCGGTGGCAATTGGTTTTTTAATTTTGTTGCCACATTTAGTTGAAAAAATACAAGGTTATTTTTAAGGGGAATTATGAAAGAATATTTTGTTAAATTAAATAAATTAAAAGATAATGCGTATTGCCCATATTCAAAATTTAATGTTTCTTGTATAGTTGTTTTACAGGATGGTCAAGAAATAAGTGGCGTAAACGTAGAAAATGCGGCTTTTCCTTCTGGAATGTGTGCAGAACGTACTGCGGTATCGCAAGTTATAACCAAAGGATACAATCCAGATAAAATAAAAGAAATACATTTGTATACAATTTCAGAAAATATCGGTGCACCTTGTGGTCAATGTCGTCAGTTTTTGGTGGAATTTTTGAATCCAAATATACCAATTTACATATATAATAAATATGATTTTAAAATAAAAACAAATATTTCAGAATTATTGCCATTAAGTTTTACTAATTTGAATTAATTTTGTCAAATACAATCAATTAAATGGGGGTTTATATGTCAGTGGGTTTTTCAATCAATACGTTAGTTACTGACGTTCTATCTATATTTGGATTGTTTCTATTGTGATTTGCACCAGCTATTTTTTCGGTTATACATAAAAAAGTTTTACGTCAGCGTTTATTTACAAAAGTTGATGGCAAAAAATTATTTGAGAAATTGAAATTTGATATTAGAATTAATGGCAAATTGGAAGGTATTAACAGAAAACGTCTATTTAGAGATCCGAATTATGCCTTAACAATTTTTAATAAAGCCATGGATTATAATAAGCGCGATTTAATTTGATATTTTAATGAAAATACAGCCAAATATCAAATTGCCAGAAGTATTTCTAACAAATCTGGATTAAACTTTCTTGTGTGATTTATTTTTATTTCTGTTTCTATAATTTCATCGCTTTTAGATGTACCCAGATTTTTCTTTCACGGGAAAATGGAAAGTGATAATGGATTAGGAGCTATAATTTTATTGTTAATTGTTGTAATTTTTTTCACAGTACTTTTAAAATATTTTCAATGATTTAGTGTTAAAAAAACATTAAACGATGATGTTAGGCAAATAAATTTAGCAAAAAAACAATTAGTTTGAAATGATTTCAGATTGATTTATTGATCAGAAATCTCTATTTTAGGTTTCGGTTTCTTTTTAATAATATTAAATCAATTTTTTTAAAAAAGAGGTGTAATAATGGACAATAAAATGTTTGCAAATAGATTAGTTAATTCTTTTATAGGAGACATGTATACGAAAAGATTCATTAAATCTCAAAATGTAAAAATAGTTTCAGAAGGAGACTATATTTATAGAATTAGAACTTTGTGTTATGCAACAATTTTAGTGCCTCTATATTTAATTTTTATTGGCTTATTTATTTATTATAGAGTCGCTTTAAATTTTGATGCTGATTCACTATATAATACAAATCCAACACAAGAAACACTAGATGCAATTGAGATGCAAAAACAGGTAATTTTATTATTTGCCTCTTTTGCTTGTTATCATTTGTTTCTCATTATTTATGTAATGATTGTAATGCTAAATCAAACTATGGGTAAATCTGTAACAATTTTTACAACAATCTTTAATATTTTATTTATTGGTGAATTATTTGAAATTTCTTGTACATTATTTATTCTTGAAAGAATGGGATTGGTTGGTCGAGTAG of the Spiroplasma endosymbiont of Labia minor genome contains:
- the ybeY gene encoding rRNA maturation RNase YbeY; this encodes MGNINFINKTHKNMNIWKEKYRRYFNFACEYLKLKNEITISILFVTQKYAKKINEKYRNKDYIPDVISFPTNIPEEIMKDIAEYDIGDIMICKEVAEDKSKRYGTTLDDEMAFLIIHGLLHLLGYDHENDLEEQEKMFKLQNEILKKCGINYEIKFDEKDYLMHYGE
- a CDS encoding diacylglycerol kinase family protein codes for the protein MENKRVKKLKGISKTKNKFLNASRGIYIAFKEESSLIVYLIAIILVIALGIWLVLSYDQWALLLLTIGVVIGFEFVNTSIENFVDLLSFEYNIKAKKIKDIGAAASIINALISVAIGFLILLPHLVEKIQGYF
- the cdd gene encoding cytidine deaminase, which codes for MKEYFVKLNKLKDNAYCPYSKFNVSCIVVLQDGQEISGVNVENAAFPSGMCAERTAVSQVITKGYNPDKIKEIHLYTISENIGAPCGQCRQFLVEFLNPNIPIYIYNKYDFKIKTNISELLPLSFTNLN